A DNA window from Rhipicephalus sanguineus isolate Rsan-2018 chromosome 8, BIME_Rsan_1.4, whole genome shotgun sequence contains the following coding sequences:
- the LOC119403195 gene encoding endothelin-converting enzyme 2 codes for MSSTPNTAAVLLVGAAYYGSRILVDWLALWAYPWCDHPIKCFDYVRELEASLDRSVDPCDNFYEHVCAHWSRRYPAFANYLHLLQARTMSFLLHELERPAPQHRSKAVRQVVSGYQACRKAFTKLREDIQVLFDIFDKFNVTWPALTLPENFDVIEYLFGMSLDYNLETPVLLTLEPYLRTDRRYALSMYIRPTENHDPFDPAKIAACMPLVAPSIGGDTAFNFGEIIFFVYLDLIYHIEAFTDLNQIIPVYTTIEALADDVKDQAPLDALLNTINRHLPQDKSIGKDEELLVPKNTGLVLNEMLRSSKPAHYVNLVLFSGWNIVTSMNFGLSSSMLSCISGKSPIGNSFLAVAHCVQAANEVAGYALARFFIDSMGQSEAVRNTTDTWNALRDATERNFATLSWMDESTATGAMGHVGDLVPVIPLPAHLNSSEALDAFYDYLVEDQSLPFFQWFVRSKKQRSDKYKRLIREDPNVTVYREDIRLSSTNVNAFYLPLFHIMAILPAIMIPPFVPNGVTQAVTYGAIGKILGHELSHAFDPLFSSLTRTGDNATWWSQQSFESFLEKQGCVVSQLANYTDSEIHAFNALSEAFADTAGTEKARLAYASLPTQRGVLGYSPEQLFFIAGCFEFCAQNAYSWETEDIYPAYALRCNMPVSNQKHFAEAFNCPADAALNPSTRCTFHY; via the exons ATGTCCAGCACCCCGAACACTGCCGCAGTGCTGCTCGTCGGAGCCGCGTACTACGGCAGCAGGATCCTGGTGGACTGGCTCGCCCTGTGGGCTTACCCGTGGTGTGATCACCCGATCAAGTGCTTCGACTACGTCCGGGAACTGGAAGCCAGCCTGGACCGTAGCGTAGACCCGTGCGACAACTTCTACGAGCACGTGTGTGCGCACTGGTCCCGGCGATATCCCGCCTTTGCCAACTACCTCCATCTCCTCCAGGCCCGAACGATGAGCTTCCTCCTCCACGAGCTGGAGCGGCCTGCTCCCCAGCATCGGTCAAAGGCAGTCAGGCAGGTCGTCTCCGGGTACCAGGCTTGCCGGAAGGCTTTCACTAAGCTGCGAGAAGACATCCAG GTCCTCTTCGACATATTCGACAAGTTCAACGTCACATGGCCAGCCCTGACGCTTCCGGAAAACTTCGACGTGATCGAGTACTTGTTCGGCATGTCGTTGGACTACAACCTGGAGACTCCCGTGCTCCTGACCCTGGAGCCGTACCTGAGGACGGACAGGCGCTACGCCCTGTCCATGTACATAAGGCCTACGGAGAATCACGATCCGTTCGATCCGGCAAAGATAGCCGCTTGCATGCCACTGGTGGCCCCGTCGATTGGTGGCGACACCGCGTTCAACTTCGGTGAGATCATTTTCTTCGTCTACCTGGACTTGATCTACCACATCGAGGCATTCACTGACTTGAACCAAATAATCCCCGTCTACACCACCATCGAAGCGCTGGCTGACGACGTCAAAGATCAAGCGCCACTGGACGCCTTGCTCAACACCATCAACAGGCACCTACCGCAGGACAAGTCCATCGGCAAGGACGAGGAACTGCTCGTCCCCAAGAACACGGGCCTCGTGCTCAACGAGATGCTCAGATCTTCGAAGCCGGCGCACTACGTGAATCTCGTTCTCTTCAGCGGCTGGAACATCGTCACAAGCATGAACTTTGGGCTGTCGTCGTCCATGTTGAGCTGCATATCCGGAAAGTCACCAATCGGGAATTCATTTCTGGCGGTGGCGCACTGTGTGCAAGCTGCGAACGAG GTAGCCGGCTACGCCTTGGCCCGCTTTTTCATCGACAGCATGGGCCAGTCGGAAGCGGTGCGCAACACGACGGACACGTGGAACGCCCTGCGCGACGCCACGGAGCGCAACTTCGCCACCCTGTCGTGGATGGATGAGAGCACCGCGACAGGCGCCATGGGTCACGTGGGTGATCTCGTTCCCGTCATACCCTTGCCGGCGCACCTGAACAGCAGCGAGGCTCTGGACGCATTCTACGACTACCTGGTGGAGGACCAGTCGCTACCCTTCTTCCAGTGGTTCGTCCGGTCCAAAAAGCAACGATCCGACAAGTACAAGCGCCTAATCCGCGAAGACCCAAACGTGACCGTGTACCGCGAGGACATACGGCTGAGCTCGACCAACGTGAACGCCTTCTACCTACCTCTCTTCCACATCATGGCCATCCTGCCGGCCATCATGATTCCGCCCTTCGTTCCCAACGGGGTCACCCAGGCCGTGACCTACGGTGCCATCGGCAAGATCCTGGGTCACGAGTTGTCGCACGCGTTCGACCCGCTGTTCAGCTCCCTGACCAGGACCGGCGACAATGCGACTTGGTGGTCGCAGCAGTCTTTCGAGAGCTTCCTCGAGAAGCAGGGCTGCGTCGTTTCCCAGCTCGCCAACTACACGGACAGCGAGATCCACGCCTTCAACGCGCTCTCGGAGGCGTTCGCCGACACCGCTGGCACCGAGAAGGCCCGGCTGGCGTACGCCTCCCTGCCGACGCAGCGTGGGGTCCTGGGCTATTCGCCGGAGCAGCTCTTCTTCATAGCGGGCTGCTTTGAGTTTTGCGCGCAGAACGCGTACTCGTGGGAGACGGAGGACATCTACCCGGCGTATGCACTGCGCTGTAACATGCCCGTTTCCAATCAGAAACACTTTGCGGAAGCCTTCAACTGTCCCGCTGACGCAGCCCTCAACCCGTCGACGCGCTGTACCTTCCATTATTGA